The following are encoded together in the Gammaproteobacteria bacterium genome:
- a CDS encoding response regulator transcription factor, giving the protein MKYQQTLVCSQSNSFNRHIKSVFGDQVTIRSRLLKPNIDNGKLQIIHAPSYVNQLAGWVGVFAQSTPVAIAVTADVPNVEAMLNYAHYGVKAYCNSFMAEPYYKQLQRLLENDQTWYPPSLLAKALDVARKSLNRSSAFSALNQLTSREKEISFAVADGNSNKAIAQQLGIVERTVKSHLTHVFEKLQVKDRVALVIYLNQFHFRQEDKVGAP; this is encoded by the coding sequence ATGAAATATCAACAGACCCTAGTATGCTCTCAATCAAATTCGTTTAATCGCCACATTAAAAGTGTGTTTGGCGATCAGGTCACTATACGCTCGCGTTTACTCAAACCGAATATTGATAACGGCAAGTTACAGATAATTCATGCGCCCTCTTATGTCAATCAACTTGCGGGTTGGGTTGGTGTATTTGCGCAATCAACACCTGTCGCGATAGCAGTTACTGCTGACGTGCCTAATGTTGAGGCAATGCTCAATTATGCGCATTATGGTGTAAAGGCTTATTGCAATAGTTTTATGGCAGAACCCTACTATAAACAGTTGCAGCGATTATTGGAAAATGATCAAACCTGGTACCCCCCCTCATTGCTAGCTAAAGCACTTGATGTTGCACGCAAGAGTTTAAACCGATCATCCGCTTTCAGTGCTTTAAATCAACTGACATCGCGTGAAAAAGAAATTTCGTTTGCCGTGGCCGATGGTAATAGTAATAAAGCCATTGCGCAGCAACTCGGTATTGTCGAACGTACTGTAAAGTCTCACCTCACTCATGTTTTTGAAAAATTACAGGTAAAAGACCGTGTCGCACTAGTAATTTATCTCAATCAATTCCATTTCAGACAAGAAGATAAAGTCGGCGCACCCTGA